A single Rattus norvegicus strain BN/NHsdMcwi chromosome 5, GRCr8, whole genome shotgun sequence DNA region contains:
- the Yars1 gene encoding tyrosine--tRNA ligase, cytoplasmic: MQPDGTSVTVPGTRRRRRTRKGRGCRLSAGNRESGAMGDAPSPEEKLHLITRNLQEVLGEEKLKEILKERELKVYWGTATTGKPHVAYFVPMSKIADFLKAGCEVTILFADLHAYLDNMKAPWELLELRTSYYENVIKAMLESIGVPLEKLKFTKGTDYQLSKEYTLDVYRLSSLVTQHDAKKAGAEVVKQVEHPLLSGLLYPGLQALDEEYLKVDAQFGGIDQRKIFTFAEKYLPTLGYSKRVHLMNPMVPGLTGSKMSSSEEESKIDLLDRKEDVKKKLKKAFCEPGNVENNGVLSFVKHVLFPLKSEFVILRDEKWGGNKTYTIYQELEKDFAAEVVHPGDLKNSVEVALNKLLDPIREKFNTPALKKLASAAYPDPSKQKPTAKGPAKSSEPEEIIPSRLDIRVGKILSVEKHPDADSLYVEKIDVGEAEPRTVVSGLVQFVPKEELQDRLVVVLCNLKPQKMRGVDSQGMLLCASVEGVSRQVEPLDPPAGSAPGERVFVQGYEKGQPDEELKPKKKVFEKLQADFKISDDCVAQWKQTNFMTKLGFVSCKSLKGGNIS; the protein is encoded by the exons ATGCAACCTGACGGGACTAGCGTGACAGTTCCCGGCACGCGGAGACGGCGGCGAACGAGGAAAGGGCGCGGGTGCCGGCTGAGCGCGGGAAACCGAGAGAGCGGAGCCATGGGGGATGCTCCAAGCCCTGAGGAGAAGCTACACCTTATCACCCGGAACCTGCAG GAGGTTCTGGGGGAAGAGAAGCTGAAGGAGATACTGAAGGAGCGGGAACTTAAAGTTTACTGGGGCACGGCTACCACCGGGAAGCCACACGTGGCCTACTTTGTACCCATGTCCAAGATTGCTGACTTCTTGAAGGCAGGGTGTGAG GTAACCATCCTGTTTGCAGACCTTCATGCATACCTGGACAACATGAAAGCTCCCTGGGAACTTCTAGAACTTCGAACCAGTTACTACGAAAATGTGATCAAGGCAATGCTGGAGAGTATTGGTGTGCCCTTGGAGAAGCTCAAGTTTACCAAAGGCACCGACTACCAGCTCAGCAA aGAGTACACACTGGATGTGTACCGGCTGTCCTCCCTGGTCACACAACATGATGCCAAGAAAGCCGGGGCTGAGGTCGTAAAGCAGGTGGAGCACCCTTTGCTGAGTGGTCTGTTGTATCCCGGTCTGCAG GCCTTAGACGAAGAGTACTTAAAAGTAGATGCCCAGTTTGGCGGTATTGATCAGAGGAAGATTTTTACCTTTGCAGAGAAG TATCTCCCCACACTTGGCTACTCAAAACGGGTCCATCTGATGAACCCCATGGTTCCTGGGTTAACTGGGAGCAAAATGAGCTCATCAGAAGAG GAGTCCAAAATCGACCTCCTTGATCGGAaggaggatgtgaagaaaaagcTGAAGAAGGCCTTCTGTGAGCCCGGCAACGTGGAGAACAATGGGGTGCTGTCCTTCGTCAAGCACGTCCTCTTTCCTCTCAAGTCTG AGTTTGTGATCCTGAGAGATGAGAAGTGGGGTGGAAACAAAACCTACACCATTTACCAGGAGCTGGAAAAGGACTTTGCTGCTGAG GTTGTACACCCTGGAGACCTAAAGAATTCTGTTGAAGTCGCCCTGAACAAGTTGCTGGACCCCATTCGAGAAAAGTTTAATACCCCAGCCCTGAAGAAGCTGGCCAGTGCTGCCTACCCTGATCCTTCAAAGCAGA AGCCTACTGCCAAAGGCCCTGCCAAGAGTTCAGAACCAGAGGAGATCATCCCATCCCGGCTGGACATCCGTGTGGGCAAAATCCTCAGCGTGGAAAAG CACCCAGATGCAGATAGCCTGTATGTGGAGAAGATTGATGTGGGGGAAGCCGAACCCAGGACTGTGGTGAGCGGCCTCGTGCAGTTTGTGCCCAAAGAAGAACTACAGGACCGACTGGTGGTGGTGCTGTGCAACCTGAAACCCCAGAAGATGAGAGGAGTGGACTCCCAGGGCATGCtactgtgtgcttctgt AGAAGGGGTAAGCCGCCAGGTGGAACCTCTGGACCCTCCTGCAGGCTCTGCCCCTGGTGAACGGGTATTTGTACAGGGCTATGAGAAGGGCCAACCTGACGAGGAGCTCAAGCCCAAGAAGAAAGTCTTTGAGAAGCTGCAG gCCGACTTTAAGATTTCTGATGACTGCGTCGCACAGTGGAAGCAAACCAACTTCATGACCAAGCTGGGCTTTGTCTCCTGTAAATCACTAAAAGGGGGCAACATCAGCTAG